A window of Streptomyces sp. N50 contains these coding sequences:
- a CDS encoding acyl-CoA dehydrogenase family protein, with translation MSAYGREKIVRDQRVHRIPEGTNEIMHVIVTRGLTEAFG, from the coding sequence TTGAGCGCATACGGTAGGGAGAAGATCGTCCGCGACCAGCGGGTCCACCGGATCCCGGAAGGAACCAACGAGATCATGCACGTCATCGTGACCCGCGGCCTGACGGAGGCGTTCGGATGA
- a CDS encoding response regulator transcription factor: MCAHVLVAEDDEMQAELIRRSLLTEGHSATVVHDGAAAIEAARKLRPDLVVLDLMLPVIDGFGVCRVLRGEDDIPVLMLTARSTEDDVLLGLELGADDYMTKPYSPRELMARIRTVLRRSGRTTEDRQEDTVVRAAGLSVDAVRHEVRCDGVPVDCTPAEFEILLAMTAEPERVFSRRQLLQYTRGLDRASTERAVDVHIMNLRKKIEADPRRPVRLLTVFGVGYKLRGGRA; the protein is encoded by the coding sequence GTGTGCGCACATGTGCTGGTCGCCGAGGACGACGAGATGCAGGCCGAGCTGATACGACGCTCCCTGCTGACGGAAGGCCACTCCGCGACCGTGGTCCACGACGGGGCCGCCGCCATCGAGGCGGCCCGGAAACTGAGACCCGACCTCGTGGTGCTCGACCTCATGCTGCCGGTGATCGACGGTTTCGGGGTGTGCCGGGTGCTGCGCGGCGAGGACGACATCCCCGTCCTGATGCTCACCGCCCGCTCCACCGAGGACGACGTCCTGCTCGGCCTCGAACTCGGCGCCGACGACTACATGACCAAGCCGTACAGCCCGCGCGAGCTGATGGCCCGCATCCGCACGGTCCTGCGGCGCAGCGGCCGGACCACCGAGGACCGGCAGGAGGACACCGTCGTCCGGGCTGCGGGACTGTCCGTCGACGCCGTACGGCACGAGGTGCGGTGCGACGGGGTGCCGGTGGACTGCACACCGGCCGAGTTCGAGATCCTCCTCGCCATGACCGCCGAGCCCGAACGGGTCTTCTCCCGGCGGCAGTTGCTCCAGTACACCCGGGGTCTGGACCGGGCGTCCACGGAACGGGCCGTCGACGTCCACATCATGAACCTGCGCAAGAAGATCGAAGCCGACCCGCGCCGCCCGGTCCGGCTGCTGACCGTGTTCGGCGTCGGCTACAAGCTGCGCGGCGGTCGCGCGTGA
- a CDS encoding NADPH-dependent F420 reductase, giving the protein MATLGLIGSGNIGGTLARLAVDAGLDVVLSNSRGPQTLSGLVTELGPRARAATPVQAAAVGDWVVVTIPVGAVGAVPREPLVGKTVIDTGNYFAPRDGTIPELEAKELTDSELLQRHLPEAHVVKAFNNINHQHLRALPRPVDAADRTSLPIAGDDPDAKKHATELLSLLGYDAVDMGPLTEGWRSQVGTPAFCAPYSVTKDDRYRNQPAAPASAAEIRAVLAAARR; this is encoded by the coding sequence ATGGCGACACTTGGACTCATCGGCAGTGGAAACATCGGGGGCACCCTCGCCCGGCTGGCGGTCGACGCCGGACTGGACGTCGTCCTCAGCAACTCGCGGGGCCCGCAGACCCTTTCCGGCCTCGTGACCGAGCTGGGGCCGCGGGCCCGTGCGGCAACTCCCGTGCAGGCGGCTGCCGTTGGGGACTGGGTCGTCGTGACGATCCCGGTCGGTGCCGTGGGGGCAGTTCCCCGGGAGCCCCTCGTCGGCAAGACCGTCATCGACACCGGCAACTACTTCGCCCCGCGTGACGGCACCATCCCGGAACTCGAAGCGAAGGAGCTCACCGACAGCGAGTTGCTCCAACGGCACCTGCCCGAGGCGCACGTCGTGAAGGCGTTCAACAACATCAACCACCAACACCTCAGGGCGTTGCCGCGCCCGGTGGACGCGGCCGACCGCACGTCCCTGCCGATCGCCGGCGACGACCCTGACGCGAAGAAGCACGCCACCGAGTTGCTCTCGCTCCTCGGGTACGACGCCGTGGACATGGGACCGCTCACCGAAGGCTGGCGCTCACAGGTGGGCACTCCGGCCTTCTGCGCGCCGTACTCGGTGACCAAGGACGACCGGTACAGGAACCAGCCGGCCGCGCCCGCGTCCGCCGCCGAGATCCGCGCGGTGCTGGCGGCGGCACGGCGCTGA
- a CDS encoding L,D-transpeptidase family protein produces MITRIPSVALVAASVLLTGCGGGALAATDHKSAPTPASSSAPSPSSEISAEAAPRQLPGVGPKMLARIPATTEQVVLVTGRGANSPLSTLALYERTDDGWEQTVSWAAHNALKGWSDHHMAGDLRSPIGVYSLTDAGGLLKDPGTKLSYDHGSGFVSPGTGFEGEPLAGSFDYVIAINYNRRPGTSPLDWTRPLGSSRGGGIWIHVDHGGPTHGCVSIAEDHMKELLRTLDPARHPVVVMGDAAALDH; encoded by the coding sequence ATGATCACTCGTATTCCCTCGGTCGCACTCGTCGCCGCATCCGTTCTCCTCACGGGATGCGGCGGCGGTGCGCTGGCGGCGACGGACCACAAGTCCGCCCCCACTCCCGCCTCCTCGTCCGCGCCGTCGCCCTCGTCGGAGATATCCGCCGAGGCGGCACCCCGCCAACTCCCGGGCGTGGGGCCGAAGATGCTGGCGCGAATACCGGCGACCACCGAACAGGTCGTCCTGGTGACCGGGCGGGGCGCGAACTCCCCCCTCTCCACCCTCGCCCTGTACGAGCGCACCGACGACGGCTGGGAGCAGACCGTCAGCTGGGCCGCGCACAACGCGCTCAAGGGCTGGTCCGACCATCACATGGCCGGTGACCTGCGCTCGCCGATCGGTGTCTATTCGCTCACCGACGCGGGCGGGCTGCTCAAGGACCCCGGCACCAAGCTGTCGTACGACCACGGGTCGGGCTTCGTCTCGCCCGGCACCGGCTTCGAGGGCGAACCCCTCGCCGGGTCCTTCGACTACGTGATCGCCATCAACTACAACCGCCGGCCCGGCACTTCGCCCCTCGACTGGACCCGCCCCCTCGGCTCCTCGCGCGGCGGCGGCATCTGGATCCACGTCGACCACGGCGGCCCCACCCACGGCTGCGTCAGCATCGCCGAGGACCACATGAAGGAACTCCTGCGCACCCTGGACCCGGCCCGGCACCCCGTCGTCGTCATGGGCGACGCGGCCGCCCTGGACCACTGA
- a CDS encoding Rrf2 family transcriptional regulator — protein MLDVRFSSALKAMLLLGHAEEAGSPVLSSTQLARSLDTNPSLVRKLMVPLVQDGLVASSKGRSGGVRLGRPADRITLEEIYRSAIGDKPLWAPRPEGPRECLVTNHSAEYFRRLTDETEAAVLHTLAGRTLADSLDELRAIDRAAATPAPEPPLLARSH, from the coding sequence ATGCTGGACGTGCGGTTCTCCAGCGCGCTGAAGGCCATGCTCCTGCTGGGCCACGCCGAGGAGGCGGGCAGTCCCGTCCTCAGCTCGACCCAGCTCGCCAGGAGTCTGGACACGAACCCGAGCCTGGTGCGCAAGCTGATGGTCCCCCTGGTGCAGGACGGTCTCGTCGCGTCCAGCAAGGGCCGCAGCGGCGGTGTCCGCCTCGGCCGGCCCGCGGACCGGATCACGCTGGAGGAGATCTACCGCTCGGCCATCGGCGACAAGCCGCTGTGGGCACCCCGGCCGGAGGGGCCCCGGGAGTGCCTGGTCACCAACCACTCCGCCGAGTACTTCCGCAGGCTCACCGACGAGACCGAGGCGGCCGTCCTGCACACGCTGGCGGGCCGCACCCTCGCCGACAGCCTCGACGAACTGCGCGCCATCGACCGGGCCGCCGCCACTCCCGCTCCGGAACCGCCGCTCCTCGCCCGCAGCCATTAG
- a CDS encoding SDR family oxidoreductase, which translates to MSETKIALVTGANKGIGYEIAAGLGALGYRVGVGARDEDRRESAVEKLRAAGADAFGVPLDVTGDRSATAAAELIERRAGHLDVLVNNAGISGDMGPGWIQDPTTLDLDLVRTVVETNVLGVIRVTNAMLPLLRRSTSPRIVNISSAVASLARQADPDIEIGPVMAAYAPSKSFLNAVTVQYARQLADTDILINAACPGLVATDFTGFQGPRTPEQGAATAIRLATLPDGGPTGSFFEDDGVVPW; encoded by the coding sequence ATGAGCGAAACGAAGATCGCGCTGGTGACCGGCGCGAACAAGGGAATCGGGTACGAGATCGCGGCCGGGCTTGGCGCCCTCGGGTACCGGGTGGGCGTGGGAGCCCGTGACGAGGACCGGCGCGAGAGTGCCGTGGAGAAGCTGCGCGCCGCCGGGGCGGACGCGTTCGGGGTGCCGCTGGACGTGACCGGCGACCGGAGCGCCACCGCCGCCGCGGAACTGATCGAACGGCGGGCCGGGCACCTGGACGTCCTGGTCAACAACGCCGGTATCTCAGGGGACATGGGACCGGGATGGATCCAGGATCCGACCACCCTCGACCTCGACCTGGTCCGCACGGTCGTGGAGACCAACGTCCTGGGCGTCATCCGCGTGACCAACGCGATGCTGCCGCTTCTACGGCGCTCGACGTCGCCCCGCATCGTCAACATCTCCAGCGCGGTCGCCTCCCTGGCCCGGCAGGCGGACCCGGACATCGAGATCGGCCCCGTCATGGCGGCCTACGCCCCGTCGAAGTCGTTCCTCAACGCCGTCACCGTGCAGTACGCCCGGCAGTTGGCCGACACGGACATCCTGATCAACGCCGCCTGCCCGGGCCTGGTCGCCACCGACTTCACCGGCTTCCAAGGACCCCGCACCCCCGAGCAGGGCGCGGCCACGGCGATCCGGCTCGCCACGCTGCCCGACGGCGGCCCGACCGGTTCGTTCTTCGAGGACGACGGGGTCGTTCCCTGGTAG
- a CDS encoding LysR family transcriptional regulator → MDALETRELRYFLAVAEELHFGRAAERLGMAQPPLSRAIQQLERRLGVSLLARNRRGVALTGAGEVLLHEGRAALDASTAAARRTRRAGGADRPGGPRDRLVLAVKAAASHELLRKLLDAYMSKPDAAEIEVLPCGMCEQPEMLRDGRADVALMHAPYNSLAGFDTEELMTEGQIAVLPAGHPLAARRTLSVAEVSDIPGLPPARWPNDGTYPPGPGPEIHDQTQLAQLIALGRTMAVFPESARSWLWAGHTAVPLTDAPPVVTHIAWPAHSRSLALAGLIRTAVQL, encoded by the coding sequence ATGGACGCCCTGGAGACCCGTGAGTTGAGGTACTTCCTCGCCGTCGCCGAGGAACTGCACTTCGGCCGCGCCGCCGAGCGTCTCGGCATGGCCCAGCCGCCGCTGTCCCGGGCGATCCAGCAGCTCGAACGGCGCCTCGGTGTCAGCCTGTTGGCACGCAACCGGCGCGGCGTCGCCCTCACCGGTGCCGGAGAGGTACTGCTGCACGAGGGCCGCGCCGCCCTCGACGCGAGCACCGCCGCGGCCCGCCGTACCCGTCGTGCCGGTGGCGCCGACCGTCCGGGCGGTCCCCGTGACCGCCTGGTGCTGGCGGTGAAGGCCGCCGCGTCCCACGAACTGCTGCGGAAGCTTCTCGACGCCTACATGTCCAAGCCCGATGCCGCCGAGATCGAGGTGCTGCCGTGCGGCATGTGCGAGCAGCCGGAGATGCTGCGCGACGGCCGCGCCGACGTGGCGCTCATGCACGCGCCGTACAACTCCCTCGCCGGCTTCGACACCGAGGAGCTGATGACGGAGGGGCAGATCGCCGTACTGCCCGCCGGGCACCCCCTCGCCGCGCGCAGGACGCTGTCCGTGGCCGAAGTCAGTGACATCCCCGGTCTTCCGCCCGCCCGCTGGCCCAACGACGGCACGTACCCGCCCGGCCCGGGCCCCGAGATCCACGACCAGACGCAGCTGGCCCAACTCATCGCCCTCGGCCGCACCATGGCCGTCTTCCCCGAATCCGCCCGCTCCTGGCTGTGGGCCGGGCACACCGCCGTCCCCCTGACCGACGCACCCCCGGTCGTCACCCACATCGCCTGGCCCGCCCACAGCCGCTCCCTCGCCCTCGCCGGGCTGATCCGCACGGCCGTACAGCTATGA
- a CDS encoding enoyl-CoA hydratase/isomerase family protein has protein sequence MTGTDDSVLVRVEGRAAYLTLNRPTALNALTHQMVRRIDGALTAWEHDPSVETVVLTGAGERGLCAGGDIRAIHNDARDGDGSASAAFWRDEYRLNARIARYPKPYVAVMDGIVMGGGVGVSAHGSFRIVTERSRVAMPETGIGFVPDVGGTRLLGLAPGELGTHLALTGASLGASDALYCDLADHYVPSQSLPELLTALAHAPVREVIDRYAREAPPGELAAAQAWIDACYTADTVEGIVERLLDHGDSAAKQAAETLLAKSPTALKVTLVALRRARRLGPLEKVLDQEYRVSCAALATPDLVEGIRAQVIDKDRTPHWSPPTLAEVSDADVERFFAPLGERELGLAVPDITQ, from the coding sequence ATGACCGGCACCGACGACTCCGTACTCGTCCGTGTCGAGGGGCGCGCCGCGTACCTCACCCTCAACCGACCCACGGCACTCAACGCCCTCACCCACCAGATGGTTCGCCGTATCGACGGAGCCCTGACGGCTTGGGAACACGACCCGTCCGTGGAAACCGTGGTCCTCACGGGCGCGGGGGAGCGGGGCCTGTGCGCGGGCGGCGACATCCGCGCCATCCACAACGACGCGCGGGACGGGGACGGTTCGGCGTCGGCGGCCTTCTGGCGGGACGAGTACCGGCTCAACGCCCGTATCGCCCGCTACCCGAAGCCGTACGTCGCCGTCATGGACGGCATCGTCATGGGCGGTGGCGTCGGCGTCTCCGCGCACGGCAGCTTCCGTATCGTCACCGAACGCTCGCGCGTCGCCATGCCCGAGACCGGCATCGGCTTCGTACCGGACGTCGGCGGCACCCGTCTCCTCGGCCTCGCTCCCGGCGAACTCGGCACCCATCTCGCCCTGACCGGAGCCTCGTTGGGCGCGTCCGACGCCCTGTACTGCGACCTCGCCGACCATTACGTACCGTCGCAGTCGCTGCCGGAACTGCTCACCGCACTCGCCCACGCGCCGGTGCGAGAGGTCATCGACCGGTACGCACGAGAGGCGCCACCCGGTGAACTCGCTGCCGCGCAGGCCTGGATCGACGCCTGCTACACGGCGGACACCGTCGAGGGAATCGTCGAGCGTCTCCTCGACCACGGCGACAGCGCGGCGAAACAGGCCGCCGAAACCCTGCTCGCCAAGTCGCCCACCGCACTGAAGGTCACCCTCGTCGCGCTTCGCCGGGCTCGCCGACTCGGCCCGCTGGAGAAGGTGTTGGACCAGGAGTACCGCGTCTCCTGTGCTGCCCTGGCCACCCCCGACCTGGTGGAGGGCATCCGCGCCCAGGTCATCGACAAGGACCGCACCCCGCACTGGTCACCGCCCACGCTCGCCGAGGTCAGCGACGCGGACGTGGAGCGTTTCTTCGCACCCCTCGGCGAGCGCGAACTCGGCCTCGCCGTCCCGGACATCACTCAGTAG
- a CDS encoding oleate hydratase, translating to MAKAYLVGSGVAALSAAAFLIREGGFVGSDILLLEEQDREGGSLDAAGSPETGYTMRGGRMFEIHFDCTYDLLGSIPSLDDPSKSVTEDTFAFHEDFAWDDHARLVDAAGRVVDTHSMGFSERDRLELVKCVGTPERLLDGKRITDCFSEGFFHTDFWWMWCTTFAFEPWHSAIEFRRYLNRFVHLFKTFDSMSGIYRTRFNQYDSIVRPLSKWLTEQGVTVQLGTRVTDLRLAEGNGLTVEALTWTREGRSEETELGPDDLVLVTNGSMTADSTLGSTDTAPVLDTSGDAGSWRLWETLAAKRPGRPGLLGDPSVFNSSVTDSTWASFTVTTKDPTFFELMEKFSGSEAGKGGLITFKDSNWLLTIVLNHQPHFREQPEDTFVWWGYGLFPDREGDFVRKPMRACTGREILDEVLHHLHFEEGPQILDHSIVIPALMPYITSQFLVRSSGDRPQVVPEGSTNLAFIGQYAEVPDDVVFTVEYSVRTAWTAVAQLLGLKRQPPPVYKGGHDPKVLVEALQTMHRR from the coding sequence ATGGCGAAGGCTTACCTGGTGGGAAGCGGTGTCGCGGCCTTGTCGGCGGCGGCGTTCCTGATCCGTGAGGGCGGGTTCGTGGGGTCGGACATCCTGCTGCTCGAGGAACAGGACCGGGAAGGTGGCAGCCTCGACGCGGCCGGTTCGCCCGAGACCGGGTACACGATGCGCGGCGGCCGGATGTTCGAGATCCACTTCGACTGCACCTACGACCTGCTGGGGTCGATCCCGTCGCTGGACGACCCGTCGAAGTCGGTGACCGAGGACACCTTCGCCTTCCACGAGGACTTCGCCTGGGACGACCACGCCCGGCTCGTCGACGCGGCGGGCAGGGTGGTCGACACGCACTCCATGGGCTTCTCCGAGCGCGACCGGCTGGAGCTGGTGAAGTGCGTCGGCACCCCGGAGCGGCTGCTGGACGGCAAGCGCATCACGGACTGCTTCAGCGAGGGCTTCTTCCACACGGACTTCTGGTGGATGTGGTGCACGACGTTCGCTTTCGAGCCGTGGCACAGCGCGATCGAGTTCCGCCGCTACCTCAACCGCTTCGTGCACCTCTTCAAGACCTTCGACTCCATGTCGGGGATCTACCGGACCCGCTTCAACCAGTACGACTCCATCGTGCGCCCCCTGTCGAAGTGGCTGACCGAGCAAGGGGTGACCGTCCAACTCGGCACCCGGGTAACCGACTTGCGGCTGGCCGAGGGGAACGGGCTGACCGTCGAGGCTCTCACCTGGACGCGGGAGGGCCGTAGCGAGGAGACGGAACTCGGCCCGGACGACCTGGTGTTGGTCACCAACGGCTCGATGACCGCCGACTCCACGCTCGGTTCGACCGACACCGCGCCCGTGCTGGACACCTCCGGCGACGCGGGATCGTGGCGGCTGTGGGAGACACTCGCGGCGAAGCGGCCGGGTCGGCCGGGCTTGCTGGGGGACCCGTCGGTCTTCAACTCCTCGGTCACGGACTCGACTTGGGCGTCCTTCACGGTCACGACGAAGGATCCGACCTTCTTCGAGCTGATGGAGAAGTTCAGCGGCAGCGAGGCGGGCAAGGGCGGGCTGATCACGTTCAAGGACTCCAACTGGCTGCTGACCATCGTCCTCAACCATCAGCCGCACTTCCGTGAGCAGCCGGAGGACACCTTCGTGTGGTGGGGCTATGGCCTCTTCCCGGACAGGGAGGGCGACTTCGTCCGCAAGCCGATGCGCGCGTGCACCGGCCGGGAGATCCTGGACGAGGTGCTGCACCACCTCCACTTCGAGGAGGGCCCGCAGATCCTCGACCACTCGATCGTGATCCCGGCGCTGATGCCGTACATCACCAGCCAGTTCCTGGTGCGCAGTTCGGGAGACCGGCCGCAGGTCGTCCCGGAGGGCTCCACGAACCTGGCCTTCATCGGCCAGTACGCCGAGGTCCCCGACGACGTCGTCTTCACCGTCGAGTACTCGGTGCGCACCGCCTGGACCGCCGTGGCCCAACTCCTGGGCCTGAAGCGGCAACCGCCCCCGGTCTACAAGGGCGGCCACGACCCGAAGGTACTGGTCGAGGCGCTCCAGACGATGCACCGCCGCTGA
- a CDS encoding nuclear transport factor 2 family protein has translation MSTETEIRQIVSRYTRAADQRDGEALARLYEADAEVEIHYHRGPDGTELLGKLSGGAQIAEAMSTAMAPHPPLGWSHHTTYDHLVSVDGDEASIDTQFITFDVVGARKPEGGWPAGTFGAQGTIKPIESGYYRFTFRRTDGVWRIRHQDVIHDIPYVY, from the coding sequence ATGAGCACCGAGACCGAGATCAGGCAGATCGTCTCCCGCTACACCCGGGCCGCCGACCAGCGCGACGGCGAGGCGCTCGCGCGGCTCTACGAGGCCGACGCGGAAGTCGAGATCCACTACCACCGCGGGCCCGACGGCACGGAGCTGCTGGGCAAGCTCTCCGGCGGAGCGCAGATCGCGGAGGCCATGTCCACGGCCATGGCACCGCACCCGCCCCTGGGCTGGAGCCACCACACCACCTACGACCACCTGGTCTCCGTCGACGGCGACGAGGCGAGCATCGACACCCAGTTCATCACCTTCGACGTCGTCGGAGCCAGGAAGCCCGAGGGCGGCTGGCCCGCCGGCACGTTCGGCGCTCAGGGCACCATCAAGCCGATCGAGTCCGGGTACTACCGCTTCACCTTCCGCCGTACCGACGGCGTGTGGCGCATCCGGCACCAGGACGTCATCCACGACATCCCGTACGTCTACTGA
- a CDS encoding PaaI family thioesterase, whose protein sequence is MDMTALARTLLEPVPAHRTAGVEVLRAADGEAEIASEVPPQLTNVIGSLHSSGLIALLDAAGLGAIVAASRGPGDFDGVVPLGAAAALEFLAPARGRLLTVCRLDDEARAALLPLLSGESDRARFSTWAEITDATGTTVCRGSFDWSVRRRRRG, encoded by the coding sequence ATGGACATGACGGCACTGGCCCGCACGCTGCTGGAGCCCGTTCCGGCCCATCGCACGGCGGGAGTCGAGGTCCTGCGAGCCGCGGACGGCGAGGCCGAGATCGCCTCGGAGGTTCCCCCACAGCTGACGAACGTGATCGGGTCACTGCACTCCAGCGGACTCATCGCCCTGCTCGACGCGGCAGGCCTGGGCGCGATCGTCGCCGCGAGCCGTGGCCCCGGGGACTTCGACGGCGTCGTGCCCCTCGGAGCGGCCGCCGCCCTGGAGTTCCTCGCTCCGGCACGCGGGCGGTTGCTGACCGTCTGCCGCCTCGACGACGAGGCGCGCGCCGCTCTGCTGCCGTTGCTGTCGGGCGAGAGCGACCGGGCCCGGTTCTCCACCTGGGCCGAGATCACCGACGCGACGGGGACGACGGTGTGCCGGGGGAGCTTCGACTGGAGCGTCAGGCGCCGGCGCAGGGGGTGA
- a CDS encoding M1 family metallopeptidase encodes MTQLRQQSTRRTAVLRRSAVVATVPVALTALLAAAAPAGATTIGAAGAGDPYFPLSGNGGYHVAHYDLTLRYDPTSRHLDGKAVLTARATEKLTRFDLDFKGLKVTGLTVDRSKADFRRDGQELVVTPRRAVRKGQKFQVTVTYTGVPQQVTDPDGSADGWIATDDGAFVAGEPQGAMTWFPANSHPKDKSSYDFTITVPQGRTAVANGVLLGQRTAHGKTTFRWHAPEPMAAYLATATVGKFKVEQYTTKDGVKVYNAVDPREVAAAEPVLKKLPSVLEWESKLFGPYPFRSAGSIVDHAPDVGYALETQGRPIYDSAPDLSTLVHENAHQWFGDSVSLTAWKDIWLNEGFATYAEWLYSEQHGGKTAQQTFDALYARKATDDLWAFPPGDPGSGANIFGTPVYDRGAMALHELRLAVGDKTFFAILRAWAGAHRYGHGTTAQFVSLAEQKSGTRLDALFHTWLYTKGKPTQP; translated from the coding sequence GTGACGCAACTCCGGCAGCAGTCCACAAGACGCACCGCTGTCCTCCGCCGCAGCGCCGTCGTGGCCACCGTCCCCGTCGCCCTCACCGCCCTGCTCGCGGCCGCCGCACCCGCGGGCGCCACGACGATCGGTGCGGCCGGCGCGGGAGACCCGTACTTCCCGCTCTCCGGCAACGGCGGCTACCACGTCGCCCACTACGACCTGACGCTCCGCTACGACCCGACGAGCCGCCATCTCGACGGCAAGGCGGTCCTCACCGCCCGCGCCACCGAGAAGCTCACCCGCTTCGACCTCGATTTCAAGGGCCTCAAGGTCACCGGTCTCACCGTGGACCGGTCCAAGGCGGACTTCCGCCGCGACGGACAGGAACTCGTCGTCACCCCGCGCCGGGCCGTGCGCAAGGGGCAGAAGTTCCAGGTCACCGTCACCTACACCGGCGTCCCCCAGCAGGTCACCGACCCCGACGGCTCGGCCGACGGCTGGATCGCCACCGACGACGGCGCCTTCGTGGCCGGTGAGCCGCAGGGTGCGATGACGTGGTTCCCGGCGAACAGCCATCCCAAGGACAAGTCGTCGTACGACTTCACGATCACGGTCCCGCAGGGGCGCACCGCGGTCGCCAACGGCGTGCTCCTCGGGCAGCGGACCGCCCACGGGAAGACCACGTTCCGCTGGCACGCCCCGGAGCCGATGGCCGCCTACCTCGCCACCGCGACGGTCGGGAAGTTCAAGGTCGAGCAGTACACCACCAAGGACGGGGTCAAGGTGTACAACGCCGTCGACCCGCGTGAAGTCGCCGCCGCCGAGCCCGTGTTGAAGAAGCTGCCCTCCGTCCTGGAGTGGGAGAGCAAGCTGTTCGGGCCATATCCGTTCCGCTCGGCCGGGTCGATCGTCGACCACGCGCCGGACGTCGGGTACGCGCTGGAGACGCAGGGGCGGCCGATCTACGACTCGGCGCCGGACCTCAGTACCCTCGTGCACGAGAACGCCCACCAGTGGTTCGGGGACTCCGTGTCGCTGACCGCCTGGAAGGACATCTGGCTCAACGAGGGCTTCGCGACCTACGCGGAGTGGCTCTACAGCGAGCAGCACGGCGGCAAGACCGCCCAGCAGACCTTCGACGCGCTGTACGCCCGCAAGGCGACCGACGACCTGTGGGCATTCCCGCCCGGCGACCCGGGCAGCGGCGCCAACATCTTCGGCACGCCGGTCTACGACCGCGGCGCCATGGCCCTGCACGAACTGCGCCTGGCCGTCGGCGACAAGACCTTCTTCGCGATCCTGCGGGCCTGGGCGGGCGCACACCGCTACGGCCACGGAACCACCGCGCAGTTCGTCAGCCTGGCGGAGCAGAAATCGGGCACACGACTCGATGCCCTCTTCCACACCTGGCTCTACACGAAAGGCAAGCCGACCCAGCCGTAG